One genomic segment of Bacillus spongiae includes these proteins:
- a CDS encoding GrpB family protein, translating into MVQSIIEIYEYDKEWEEIFSSLKEVVIHSLGHLILDIEHVGSTAVPGLGAKPILDIDVVIQDHDVLPDVIQELEILGYHHQPEWSFEGREAFGRKDLLTPWDGSKTEWMDHHLYVCNKESEELSRHIAFRNYLRNNRAAVMKYDKLKRTLAKEMNNRAAYTSGKTEFINKVLEKTKG; encoded by the coding sequence TTGGTTCAATCCATAATAGAAATTTACGAGTACGATAAAGAATGGGAAGAAATATTTTCGTCATTGAAAGAAGTAGTGATTCATTCACTCGGTCATTTAATTTTAGATATTGAACATGTGGGAAGTACGGCTGTCCCTGGGCTTGGAGCAAAGCCAATTTTGGATATAGATGTTGTAATTCAAGACCATGATGTATTACCTGATGTGATCCAAGAGCTTGAAATACTAGGGTATCATCATCAGCCTGAATGGAGTTTTGAGGGTAGAGAAGCGTTTGGGAGAAAAGATTTATTAACTCCATGGGACGGGAGTAAGACTGAATGGATGGATCATCATTTATATGTCTGCAATAAAGAGAGTGAAGAGCTTTCTAGACATATCGCATTTAGAAATTATTTGCGAAATAATCGAGCAGCGGTTATGAAGTACGATAAGTTAAAAAGAACGTTAGCAAAAGAAATGAATAATCGAGCAGCCTATACAAGCGGTAAAACAGAGTTTATCAATAAGGTATTGGAAAAAACCAAAGGGTAA
- a CDS encoding aminoglycoside phosphotransferase family protein, translated as MEYSIEKIVATIPFLNGSTQVKKIEEGYSPDEKYIVVKEENKYLLRIANITYAEKRKREFQLLKEIANRKVRSQRPIEFQVKEENQLCFLLMEYIEGVPASEAFKNCSEQIQYQIGEKAGKELYRIHQIKAPADRPIWEVSQRKKFSYYLTEYREGGIKLEKEQNILSFIKDNISLLTGRPTVLLHDDFHLGHIIIKNQEYKGIIDFNGYDYGDPYHDFYNLSLFSRRESIPFINGQINGYFSTKPNDGFWRLYSLYAAMNIIFTIVWTNKYDPNSMEDAMERINIILEDHDDFNLIQPKWYDPMSSYRLS; from the coding sequence ATGGAGTATAGTATAGAAAAAATCGTAGCGACAATCCCCTTCCTCAATGGTTCCACACAAGTTAAAAAAATAGAAGAAGGGTATTCCCCCGATGAAAAATATATCGTGGTGAAAGAGGAAAATAAGTATTTGCTTCGTATTGCAAATATTACATATGCTGAAAAAAGAAAACGAGAATTTCAACTTTTAAAAGAAATAGCTAATCGAAAGGTTCGCTCACAAAGGCCCATTGAATTTCAGGTAAAAGAAGAAAATCAACTTTGCTTCTTGTTAATGGAGTATATTGAAGGGGTGCCAGCATCGGAAGCTTTTAAAAACTGCTCTGAACAAATTCAGTACCAAATTGGAGAGAAGGCAGGGAAAGAACTTTATCGTATTCATCAAATAAAAGCACCTGCAGACAGGCCAATATGGGAAGTTTCTCAACGTAAGAAATTCAGTTATTACCTTACAGAGTATCGTGAAGGGGGGATTAAGTTAGAGAAGGAACAAAACATCCTCTCTTTTATTAAAGATAATATTTCTTTATTAACAGGAAGACCAACGGTGCTCCTTCATGATGATTTTCATTTAGGACATATCATCATCAAGAATCAGGAATATAAAGGAATCATTGATTTTAACGGATACGACTATGGCGATCCTTATCATGATTTCTATAATCTTTCTTTATTCAGTCGGAGAGAAAGTATTCCCTTTATAAATGGTCAAATTAATGGTTATTTTTCGACTAAACCGAATGATGGATTTTGGCGGTTATACTCGCTGTATGCTGCAATGAATATAATTTTTACAATAGTATGGACTAATAAATATGACCCTAATTCTATGGAAGATGCAATGGAACGAATAAACATCATTTTAGAAGACCATGATGATTTTAATCTTATCCAACCAAAGTGGTATGATCCGATGTCTTCCTACCGTTTATCTTAG